A region of the Paracoccaceae bacterium genome:
CCCCTCGACGTAGAAGTTCATCCCGGCCAGCACGCCATCCTCGGCCACCTCGCCCTCGGCCAGCCAGGCCGACCCGTCCTGCTTGTTCAGCGGGCCGGTGAACGGGTGGTAGGTGCCGGCCGCGATCGCGTCGCGGATCGCTTCGGCCTCGGCCTTCACCTCGGCCGGAACGGCGTCAGTGATCTCGCCGATCTCGACCTCGCCGGCCGCGATCCCCTCCCACGAGGCGGTCGACTCCCAGGTGCCGTCCAGCAGCATTCCCACGCGCTTGACGTAGTAGGGTGCCCAGTTGTCGATGATCGACGCCACGCGGGGCGAAGGCTTGTAGGCGGCCATGTCGCTGGCCTGGCCAAAGCCGATCACGCCGGGCGTCTTCGCCGCCTCGGCCAGCGGGGCGGTCGAATCGGTGTGCTGCAGGATCACGTCCACGCCCTGCTCGATCAACGCCTTGGCCGCATCGGCCTCTTTCGCAGGGTCGAACCAAGTGTAGGCCCAGACGACCGAGATCGTCACGTCGGGGTTCACCTTGCGGGCGTGGATGAAGCTGGAGTTGATGCCCTGGATCACCTCGGGGATCGGGAAGGACGCGATGTAGCCGATCTTGTTCGACTTGGTCATCCGGCCGGCGATGGTGCCGATGACCGCCCGGCCTTCGTAGAACCGCGCGTCATAGACGGCGACATTCGGGCTTTCGCGCTTGTAGCCGGTGGCATGCTCGAACTTCACGTCCGGGAACTTGGCGGCGACGCTGTTTGTCGC
Encoded here:
- a CDS encoding BMP family ABC transporter substrate-binding protein translates to MNRRTLLAGVAMGLALTTGGAAQAQMDKVKACFVYVGPIGDGGWTYQHHQGLLAVEAAYGDKVETAYQESVPEGADAERVLTQMALSGCNIIFTTSFGYMDATNSVAAKFPDVKFEHATGYKRESPNVAVYDARFYEGRAVIGTIAGRMTKSNKIGYIASFPIPEVIQGINSSFIHARKVNPDVTISVVWAYTWFDPAKEADAAKALIEQGVDVILQHTDSTAPLAEAAKTPGVIGFGQASDMAAYKPSPRVASIIDNWAPYYVKRVGMLLDGTWESTASWEGIAAGEVEIGEITDAVPAEVKAEAEAIRDAIAAGTYHPFTGPLNKQDGSAWLAEGEVAEDGVLAGMNFYVEGITGDIPQ